One region of Salvelinus namaycush isolate Seneca chromosome 3, SaNama_1.0, whole genome shotgun sequence genomic DNA includes:
- the LOC120035091 gene encoding gastrula zinc finger protein XlCGF57.1-like, giving the protein MAELETECITLGLDTLHASECGSPPLDPLRPECTSPTLHLLSSDCSTPTLGTLAAEIAEPMVMLPCVKTEPADDLDPIRTVDLSEIQPLSTAELGHEQIKMEISGLDYIKSEHHVHDLHCFHSSEYESDSYSMKSHYEPSLVFDYITHVSDSLDYIRSEQHADLQCYYTTELGAIKTEYEPNLMSSHIKTEMSLESIHMAELRTELNKLSYDGVMEGHRLDNEFPGAGGLYELQSTHAGKGPGHTSTKGHSTTPRKPRNLSGEKPFSCTQCGKNFSTLGNLKTHQRIHTGERPYTCSQCGKSFGQAGNLKRHQLIHTGQKPYICAHCPKGFTKADDLRSHQRLHTGEKPFSCLQCGKSFGQSKELKAHQLSHTGERPFCCQHCGKSFTKEMSYHNHLQIHTGEKPYCCSQCGKTFSNSGVLKTHEKIHSGVRPFGCTQCGKSFGRLGHLKAHQQIHTGERPFACLQCGKNFSQSGHLKAHEQIHKRERSDMSSSSSSSSGGSSSRSTDSS; this is encoded by the coding sequence ATggcagagttagagacagagtgcATTACGCTAGGACTCGACACGCTGCATGCATCAGAGTGTGGCTCGCCACCGCTGGATCCACTTCGGCCTGAGTGCACTTCGCCAACCCTCCACCTGCTCTCGTCCGACTGCAGTACGCCCACGCTCGGCACGCTAGCGGCAGAAATCGCAGAGCCCATGGTCATGCTGCCCTGCGTGAAGACTGAGCCCGCAGACGACCTGGACCCCATCCGCACCGTGGACCTGTCAGAGATCCAGCCACTGAGCACGGCGGAGCTGGGCCACGAACAGATCAAGATGGAGATCAGTGGGTTGGACTACATCAAGTCTGAGCACCACGTCCACGACCTCCACTGCTTCCACAGCTCCGAGTACGAGAGCGACTCGTATTCTATGAAGTCTCACTACGAGCCCAGCCTGGTGTTCGACTACATCACCCACGTGTCCGACAGCCTGGACTACATCAGGTCAGAGCAGCACGCTGACCTGCAGTGTTATTACACCACCGAGCTCGGGGCCATCAAGACTGAGTACGAGCCCAACCTGATGTCCAGCCACATCAAGACTGAAATGAGCCTAGAGTCCATCCACATGGCCGAGCTCCGGACTGAGCTAAACAAGCTCAGCTATGACGGGGTCATGGAAGGCCATAGGCTGGACAACGAGTTCCCTGGCGCAGGAGGCCTCTACGAGCTGCAGTCCACCCATGCTGGCAAAGGCCCAGGCCACACAAGCACGAAAGGGCATAGCACAACCCCACGCAAACCTCGTAACCTCAGTGGGGAGAAGCCTTTCTCTTGCACCCAGTGTGGGAAGAATTTCAGCACTCTGGGGAACCTCAAAACACACCAGcgcattcacacaggagagaggccgTATACCTGCTCGCAGTGCGGCAAGAGCTTCGGCCAGGCAGGgaacctgaagaggcaccagctCATTCACACTGGTCAGAAACCCTACATCTGTGCCCACTGCCCCAAGGGCTTCACCAAAGCAGATGACCTCCGCTCACACCAGCGGCTACACACCGGCGAGAAGCCCTTCAGTTGCcttcagtgtgggaagagctttgggCAGTCCAAGGAGCTCAAAGCCCACCAGCTAAGCCACACCGGAGAGAGGCCTTTCTGCTGCCAAcactgtgggaagagcttcaccAAGGAAATGAGCTACCACAACCACCTGCAGATTCACACCGGCGAGAAACCGTACTGCTGCTCTCAGTGCGGGAAGACATTCAGCAACTCGGGTGTCCTCAAAACACACGAGAAGATACATTCCGGGGTGAGGCCATTCGGCTGCACACAGTGCGGTAAGAGCTTTGGCCGTTTGGGACATCTTAAAGCACACCAGCAAATCCACACTGGGGAGAGACCTTTCGCCTGCCTCCAGTGTGGGAAGAACTTCAGCCAGTCAGGCCATCTCAAAGCACACGAGCAAATTCACAAAAGAGAGAGATCAGACATGAGCagctccagcagcagcagcagcggtggCAGCAGCAGCCGCAGTACTGATAGTAGCTAA
- the LOC120035098 gene encoding uncharacterized protein LOC120035098, whose amino-acid sequence MNGAVYISFFQGQLESALEEVVQVAVQEITKTVGSSLTSMLMKTAVKEQENQRLKLELQSLEFESNGVENGAEFNRGREDNAATDQTKPETHTPSHSAERGVHANTLRLDQKCRVVGQLKMVMEHVLEFAVCELTKIVEASFDDLLLELTGKEREHIALEEQLRHLAHQENRKGGVSRRSGSENNTAFPSGSEDTRQESRNVTVKIVRGQREQTETTNDSDKQAVLTVAQDWVPILDKVFGQKWCSDLWQIKELASGKGGEERTGGSGLGIVGSFPSLNALIRENLEPSPTSPLQDPQWMPLEDMEVLSSTLDTPQDPPATISTTATVEESLRSPSMLHRLLTLPAQLLEEDEDENAMETIPLPADASPGRAAVRRQNTESPNQSCPSPPKKKVAVSLEEEEEDEEKEDKATMTLDSKVKTVPLKGRKAHECKECGKKFSRAPLLKAHQQTHITTAMATTPAICCSQCGKRFSQASRLQAHLQTHTGKKS is encoded by the exons ATGAACGGCGCCGTATACATTTCGTTTTTTCAAGGTCAGCTGGAATCTGCACTAGAGGAAGTAGTGCAAGTCGCAGTACAGGAAATAACCAAGACTGTTGGGTCAAGCTTGACTTCTATGTTAATGAAAACGGCCGTCAAAGAACAAGAAAACCAACGACTTAAGTTAGAGCTTCAATCACTGGAGTTTGAATCTAATGGGGTAGAAAATGGAGCCGAATTCAACCGTGGCAGGGAAGACAACGCCGCCACGGATCAAACAAAGCCCGAGACACACACCCCCAGCCACAGCGCAGAGCGCGGCGTGCACGCAAACACTCTAAGACTGGATCAAAAATGTCGAGTAGTGG GTCAGCTCAAGATGGTCATGGAGCATGTGCTGGAGTTTGCTGTGTGCGAGCTGACCAAAATTGTGGAGGCCAGTTTCGATGACCTGCTCCTGGAGCTGACCGGGAAGGAGCGGGAGCACATCGCTCTGGAGGAGCAGTTGCGCCACTTGGCGCACCAGGAGAACAGGAAGGGCGGGGTGTCGAGGAGGAGTGGGTCGGAAAACAACACAGCGTTCCCCAGCGGCTCAGAGGACACCCGGCAGGAATCCAGAAACGTCACAGTCAAAATTGTCCGAGGACAAAGAGAGCAAACTGAGACAACAAACG aCAGTGACAAGCAGGCTGTCCTGACCGTAGCCCAGGACTGGGTCCCCATCCTGGACAAGGTGTTTGGGCAGAAGTGGTGCAGCGACCTGTGGCAGATCAAAGAGCTGGCTTCAGGGaaggggggtgaggagaggactGGGGGATCTGGGCTGGGAATTGTGGGCTCCTTCCCCAGTCTGAACGCCCTGATCCGTGAGAACCTGGAGCCCTCCCCCACTAGCCCCCTGCAGGACCCCCAGTGGATGCCTCTGGAGGACATGGAGGTCCTCTCCTCGACCTTGGACACTCCGCAAGACCCTCCTGCTACCATAAGCACCACAGCTACAG TTGAGGAGTCCCTCAGGTCTCCGTCGATGCTTCACCGGCTCCTCACACTCCCCGCACAGCTCCTAGAGGAAGACGAGGATGAGAACGCAATGGAAACCATCCCCCTGCCCGCCGACGCTTCCCCTGGCAGAGCAGCTGTGCGACGGCAAAACACAGAATCACCTAACCAGAGCTGCCCATCTCCTCCCAAGAAAAAGGTTGCTGTTTcactggaggaggaggaagaggacgaaGAGAAGGAAGACAAAGCGACGATGACGCTGGACTCAAAGGTGAAGACCGTGCCTCTCAAAGGCAGGAAGGCTCACGAGTGTAAAGAATGCGGCAAGAAGTTCAGCCGGGCGCCGCTCCTGAAAGCTCACCAGCAGACTCATATCACCACAGCAATGGCGACGACGCCAGCGATTTGCTGTTCACAGTGCGGGAAACGCTTCTCCCAGGCATCCCGGCTACAGGCGCACCTACAAACTCACACCGGGAAAAAGTCCTGA